A single window of Acidimicrobiia bacterium DNA harbors:
- a CDS encoding YebC/PmpR family DNA-binding transcriptional regulator, with the protein MSGHSKWHSIKHAKGAADAARGKAFARLARQIEVAARDGGGDAEANPTLRTMIQKARDASMPKDNIERAIKRGTGELEGVTYETINYEGYATNGVAVYVEVLTDNRNRTGADIKNIFTRNGGSLAEPGAVAWQFERKGVVILEKSAASEDDLMLAALDAGAEDIEDQGDTWQITTGSTDLHAVRTALDEAGIAVTSADLTMLPSSTVALGDAPHAKSVLRVIDALEEHDDVQNVYANFDIPDDVLQAVYA; encoded by the coding sequence GTGAGTGGTCACAGCAAATGGCATTCGATCAAGCACGCGAAAGGCGCGGCCGACGCGGCGCGCGGCAAGGCCTTCGCGCGCCTCGCTCGCCAGATCGAGGTTGCGGCGCGCGACGGCGGGGGTGACGCCGAGGCGAATCCCACGCTACGCACGATGATCCAGAAGGCGCGCGACGCGTCGATGCCCAAGGACAACATCGAGCGCGCGATCAAGCGCGGCACGGGCGAGCTCGAAGGCGTCACCTACGAGACCATCAACTACGAGGGCTATGCCACCAATGGTGTCGCGGTGTACGTCGAGGTGCTCACCGACAATCGCAACCGCACGGGAGCCGACATCAAGAACATCTTCACGCGCAACGGCGGCTCGCTGGCCGAGCCGGGGGCGGTCGCGTGGCAGTTCGAGCGCAAGGGTGTGGTCATCCTCGAGAAGTCCGCTGCGTCGGAGGACGACCTCATGCTTGCCGCGCTCGACGCGGGCGCGGAGGACATCGAGGACCAGGGCGACACCTGGCAGATCACCACTGGTTCCACCGATCTGCACGCGGTACGCACCGCGCTCGACGAAGCAGGGATCGCGGTGACGAGCGCCGACCTCACGATGCTGCCGTCCAGCACGGTGGCACTCGGCGACGCGCCGCACGCCAAGTCGGTGCTGCGCGTCATCGACGCGCTCGAGGAGCATGACGACGTGCAGAACGTCTACGCCAACTTCGACATCCCCGACGACGTGCTCCAGGCGGTCTACGCCTGA
- the pdxT gene encoding pyridoxal 5'-phosphate synthase glutaminase subunit PdxT, which yields MKVGVLALQGAFREHREVLDALGVEAVAVRTPEELGALDALVLPGGESTTMSKLLDSSELRASLSALLADELPVLGTCAGMILLATEVLDGRPDQQSFGAIDIAVRRNGYGRQRDSFEAQLDVIGLAGGPFPGVFIRAPLVESVGPGTDVLSSHDGVPVLLRSGPVWVSSFHPELSGDLRLHQLFLEEVAS from the coding sequence GTGAAAGTCGGCGTCCTCGCGCTGCAGGGGGCGTTTCGCGAGCATCGTGAGGTCCTCGACGCGCTCGGCGTCGAAGCAGTCGCTGTGCGTACGCCCGAAGAGCTCGGCGCGCTCGACGCGTTGGTCCTGCCCGGCGGTGAGTCCACCACGATGAGCAAGCTGCTCGACTCGTCGGAGCTGCGCGCGTCGCTCAGCGCGCTGCTCGCCGACGAGCTCCCGGTGCTCGGCACGTGCGCCGGGATGATCCTGCTCGCCACCGAGGTGCTCGACGGTCGTCCCGACCAACAGTCGTTCGGAGCGATCGACATTGCGGTGCGGCGCAACGGCTACGGGCGACAGCGCGACTCGTTCGAAGCGCAGCTTGACGTGATCGGCCTCGCCGGGGGACCGTTCCCGGGCGTGTTCATCCGTGCGCCGCTCGTCGAATCGGTGGGACCCGGCACTGACGTGCTGTCGTCGCACGACGGCGTCCCGGTCCTGTTGCGCTCGGGCCCAGTGTGGGTCTCGAGCTTCCACCCGGAGCTGTCGGGTGATCTCCGACTCCATCAGCTGTTCCTCGAGGAGGTGGCCTCGTGA
- the pdxS gene encoding pyridoxal 5'-phosphate synthase lyase subunit PdxS codes for MAQPRETGTARVKRGLAEMLRGGVIMDVVTADQATIAEDAGAVAVMALERVPADIRRDGGVARMSDPAMIEGIQAAVTVPVMAKCRIGHFAEAQVLEALGVDYIDESEVLTPADDAHHVDKWAFTVPFVCGATNLGEALRRISEGACMIRSKGEAGTGDVSVAVHHLRSVLGDIKKLTIADSAELFGWAKELRAPIDLVQEVAERGELPVPLFCAGGIATPADAALVMQLGAQAVFVGSGIFKSSDPAPRAKAIVEATTHFNDAAIVAKVSRGLGDAMRGEESDSLDVKLADRGW; via the coding sequence ATGGCACAGCCGAGGGAAACGGGCACTGCACGCGTCAAGCGCGGGCTCGCCGAGATGCTGCGTGGCGGCGTGATCATGGACGTCGTCACCGCCGACCAGGCCACGATCGCCGAAGACGCCGGCGCGGTCGCGGTGATGGCGCTCGAGCGGGTGCCCGCCGACATCCGGCGCGACGGTGGCGTCGCCCGCATGAGCGACCCCGCGATGATCGAGGGGATCCAGGCCGCCGTCACCGTCCCCGTGATGGCGAAGTGCCGGATCGGCCACTTCGCGGAGGCCCAGGTGCTCGAAGCGCTCGGCGTCGACTACATCGACGAGAGCGAGGTGCTGACCCCGGCCGACGACGCGCACCACGTCGACAAGTGGGCCTTCACCGTGCCGTTCGTGTGCGGTGCCACCAACCTCGGCGAGGCCCTGCGGCGCATCAGCGAGGGCGCGTGCATGATCCGATCGAAGGGGGAGGCGGGCACCGGCGACGTCTCGGTGGCCGTCCACCACCTGCGCTCGGTCCTCGGCGACATCAAGAAGCTCACCATCGCCGATTCGGCGGAGCTGTTCGGCTGGGCGAAGGAACTGCGCGCGCCGATCGACCTGGTGCAGGAGGTTGCCGAACGGGGCGAACTGCCGGTGCCGCTGTTCTGCGCCGGAGGGATCGCCACTCCCGCCGACGCCGCCCTCGTGATGCAGCTCGGGGCGCAGGCCGTGTTCGTGGGCAGCGGGATCTTCAAGAGCTCGGATCCCGCGCCGCGCGCGAAGGCCATCGTCGAAGCCACCACCCACTTCAACGATGCCGCGATCGTCGCGAAGGTGTCGCGCGGCCTCGGCGACGCGATGCGCGGCGAGGAGAGCGACTCCCTCGACGTCAAGCTCGCCGATCGGGGTTGGTAG
- a CDS encoding DUF3048 domain-containing protein: protein MTQRGKVAIVVVVALLVVGGAAIGVALAGGGGSESKAAATSTTRGAGTTVVPSTAPPPPIAPLTGLPDPSGDSQRRPALAVKVENHPDARPQAALDQADVVYEEEVEGNITRFVAIFNSTAPETIGPVRSVRLQDPDIVWPIHGIFAYSGGAADPVAAINAAPVHAVDNNAAVANGAAAMERDAPGQPPRQSPHNLYGHGPQLFALDGDPKPPPPLFQYAPTGVPPPPDSDLGQPVASMRVGFLGEFDVSYNWDADSGTWKRFQHGQPHLVVGGNQVAPTNVVVQFTQYDGVANGQTVGEGDVWVFTDGRVRTGRWIRPDREQPAHYVDANGQPILLRPGRTWVEILPVGYAVDVESPAPG from the coding sequence GTGACGCAACGAGGCAAGGTGGCGATCGTCGTCGTCGTTGCGCTGCTCGTGGTCGGCGGCGCCGCCATCGGTGTGGCGCTCGCGGGCGGAGGCGGCAGTGAGTCGAAGGCCGCCGCCACATCCACAACTCGGGGCGCCGGTACCACGGTCGTGCCGAGCACCGCGCCGCCTCCGCCGATCGCGCCGCTCACCGGGCTGCCGGATCCCTCGGGCGACAGCCAGCGGCGCCCCGCGCTCGCGGTGAAGGTCGAGAACCATCCGGACGCGCGACCGCAAGCCGCGCTCGATCAGGCCGACGTGGTCTACGAGGAAGAGGTCGAGGGTAACATCACGCGTTTCGTCGCCATCTTCAACTCGACCGCGCCCGAGACCATCGGCCCGGTGCGTTCGGTGCGACTGCAGGATCCCGACATCGTCTGGCCGATCCACGGCATCTTCGCCTATTCGGGTGGCGCCGCCGATCCGGTTGCCGCGATCAACGCCGCGCCGGTACACGCCGTCGACAACAACGCCGCCGTCGCGAACGGTGCCGCGGCGATGGAGCGCGACGCCCCTGGGCAGCCGCCGCGCCAATCGCCGCACAACCTGTACGGCCACGGCCCGCAGCTCTTCGCGCTCGACGGTGACCCGAAGCCGCCGCCTCCGTTGTTCCAGTACGCACCAACGGGAGTGCCACCGCCGCCCGACTCGGACCTCGGTCAGCCGGTCGCGAGCATGCGCGTCGGGTTCCTCGGCGAGTTCGACGTGTCGTACAACTGGGATGCCGACTCGGGTACGTGGAAGCGGTTCCAGCACGGCCAGCCGCACCTCGTCGTCGGCGGCAATCAGGTCGCGCCGACGAACGTCGTGGTGCAGTTCACGCAGTACGACGGCGTGGCGAACGGACAGACCGTGGGTGAGGGTGATGTGTGGGTCTTCACCGACGGCCGGGTGCGCACGGGACGCTGGATCCGGCCCGACCGGGAGCAGCCCGCGCACTACGTCGACGCGAACGGTCAGCCCATCCTCCTGCGCCCGGGCCGTACCTGGGTGGAGATCCTGCCCGTCGGCTACGCGGTCGACGTGGAGTCGCCCGCGCCGGGATGA
- the htpX gene encoding zinc metalloprotease HtpX — protein sequence MYEQIARNKRRTFVILFGFVGLVMAVAVAFNILFGGGVAGLVIIVIIAAAMALFSYYNSDKVALAASHAKPADETEYRRYHNLVEGLCIAAGLPKPRLYVVDDPAPNAFATGRNPKHAAVAVTTGLLEKMNRVELEGVLAHELSHVKNYDILVTTVAVIAVGAIALIADIGLRFAFWGGLSGSRRDSNDSGGLGGILALLSLALLVLAPFVGYAMQFAMSRNREYLADASGVQLTRYPPGLISALEKLRGDQAVVHHATKATAQMWIEQPLEPGGDKKDARSRFNNLFDTHPPLEDRIKRLQEM from the coding sequence ATGTATGAGCAGATCGCGCGCAACAAGCGCCGAACGTTCGTGATCCTGTTCGGGTTCGTCGGGCTCGTGATGGCGGTCGCGGTCGCGTTCAACATCCTGTTCGGCGGTGGGGTGGCCGGCCTCGTGATCATCGTGATCATCGCCGCCGCGATGGCGCTCTTCTCGTACTACAACTCCGACAAGGTCGCCCTTGCCGCGAGCCATGCCAAGCCGGCCGACGAGACCGAGTACCGCCGGTACCACAATCTCGTCGAGGGCCTGTGCATCGCCGCCGGGCTCCCGAAACCGCGGCTCTACGTGGTCGACGACCCCGCGCCGAACGCGTTCGCGACCGGCCGGAACCCCAAGCACGCGGCGGTTGCCGTCACCACCGGCCTGCTCGAGAAGATGAACCGCGTCGAGCTCGAGGGCGTGCTCGCCCACGAACTGTCGCACGTCAAGAACTACGACATCCTGGTCACGACCGTCGCCGTCATCGCGGTGGGGGCGATCGCACTCATCGCCGACATCGGCTTGCGCTTCGCGTTCTGGGGTGGGCTCAGTGGTTCGCGGCGCGACAGCAACGACTCCGGTGGCCTCGGGGGCATCCTCGCGCTGCTCTCGCTGGCGCTCCTCGTGCTCGCGCCGTTCGTCGGCTACGCGATGCAGTTCGCGATGAGCCGGAACCGTGAGTACCTCGCCGACGCGAGCGGCGTGCAGCTCACGCGCTATCCACCGGGGCTGATCTCCGCGCTCGAGAAGTTGCGCGGCGACCAGGCGGTCGTACACCACGCGACGAAGGCCACCGCCCAGATGTGGATCGAGCAGCCGCTGGAGCCAGGCGGAGACAAGAAGGACGCACGCTCGCGCTTCAACAACCTGTTCGACACGCACCCGCCGCTCGAGGACCGGATCAAGCGGCTCCAGGAGATGTAG
- a CDS encoding LemA family protein: MTVVWIVIGVLVVLALLWLMLGYNGLVKRRNRVDGAWSQIDVQLKRRHDLIPNLVETVKGYAAHERGTFEAVTNARANAINAQGPGQQAQAENVLSGALKSLFAVAEAYPDLKANQNFLNLQEELTSTEDRIAYARQFYNDSVVSYNTKIQQFPTVILANTFNFDRRELFDAAPEDTEPVQVQF; encoded by the coding sequence ATGACCGTCGTCTGGATCGTGATCGGCGTGCTCGTCGTCCTGGCGCTGTTGTGGCTCATGCTCGGGTACAACGGCCTGGTCAAGCGGCGGAACCGGGTCGACGGCGCCTGGTCGCAGATCGACGTGCAGCTCAAGCGCCGCCACGACCTCATCCCAAACCTGGTCGAGACGGTGAAGGGCTACGCCGCCCACGAGCGGGGCACGTTCGAAGCCGTCACCAACGCCCGCGCCAACGCGATCAACGCGCAGGGACCCGGGCAGCAGGCCCAGGCGGAGAACGTGCTCAGCGGCGCGCTCAAGAGCCTGTTCGCGGTGGCGGAGGCGTACCCCGACCTCAAGGCCAACCAGAACTTCCTCAACTTGCAGGAGGAGCTCACGTCCACGGAGGACCGCATCGCCTACGCGCGGCAGTTCTACAACGACAGCGTCGTGAGCTACAACACGAAGATCCAGCAGTTCCCCACGGTGATCCTCGCCAACACCTTCAACTTCGACCGGCGCGAGCTCTTCGACGCTGCGCCCGAGGACACCGAGCCGGTCCAGGTGCAGTTCTAG
- a CDS encoding inositol monophosphatase family protein encodes MSPAPELGDLDALAASVASSVRDAVYQLLGTAVARLRVGRAPGGDATLHIDEIAERVVEQQLEAAGDVGFYSEDRGLVTFGQPRAFFVIDPIDGTRPAAAGLESCCVSIAVVPPSEDARLGDVSFGVVHELKTGARFFASRDGGARGETSTGSAVPLAPSANTELGALFWTAGLRGRPLVPTSVVLEELVDGSSMGGGYFDLGSAAFNLTRIATGQLDAYVDVGRRIADEVPSTEAAFLAVGEGSVCTNFPYDVAAATLIVQEAGGVVTHADGRPLDDHPAIGSSRAHGLAVLGAASRELHALLLAAVDRGIDRLRDAVGREPGPIIGL; translated from the coding sequence GTGAGCCCCGCTCCCGAGCTCGGCGACCTTGACGCGCTCGCCGCGTCGGTGGCGTCGTCGGTACGCGACGCGGTGTATCAGCTCCTCGGTACCGCGGTCGCGCGGTTGCGCGTTGGCCGTGCCCCGGGCGGTGATGCCACGCTGCACATCGACGAGATTGCCGAGCGTGTGGTGGAGCAGCAGCTCGAGGCTGCCGGCGACGTGGGCTTCTACTCGGAGGATCGCGGGCTCGTCACGTTCGGTCAGCCGCGGGCTTTCTTCGTGATCGACCCGATCGACGGCACCCGCCCCGCGGCGGCCGGGCTCGAGTCGTGCTGCGTGTCGATCGCGGTCGTGCCGCCGTCGGAAGACGCGCGTCTCGGTGACGTCTCGTTCGGTGTCGTGCACGAGCTCAAGACGGGCGCGCGGTTCTTCGCCTCGCGCGACGGTGGCGCGCGCGGTGAGACCTCGACCGGATCGGCAGTGCCGCTCGCACCGTCGGCCAACACCGAGCTCGGCGCGCTGTTCTGGACCGCGGGCTTGCGGGGTCGTCCACTGGTCCCGACCAGCGTGGTGCTCGAGGAGCTCGTCGACGGTTCGAGCATGGGCGGCGGGTATTTCGACCTGGGCTCGGCCGCGTTCAATCTCACGCGCATCGCGACCGGTCAGCTCGACGCCTACGTCGACGTCGGCCGCCGCATCGCCGACGAGGTGCCGTCGACCGAGGCGGCGTTTCTCGCAGTGGGGGAGGGCTCGGTCTGCACGAACTTCCCGTATGACGTGGCGGCGGCGACGCTGATCGTGCAGGAGGCGGGTGGCGTGGTGACCCATGCCGACGGCCGCCCACTCGACGACCATCCCGCCATCGGGTCGTCACGGGCCCACGGCCTCGCGGTGCTCGGGGCGGCGAGCCGGGAGCTGCACGCGTTGCTGCTCGCCGCCGTCGATCGCGGAATTGACCGTCTCCGTGACGCAGTCGGCCGCGAGCCGGGTCCTATCATCGGGCTATGA
- a CDS encoding glycosyltransferase family 4 protein: MLSCPYSLSLFGGVQAQVLGLARALRALGVDARIIAPCDGPPPEPGITTVGPSTRFPSNGSVAPVAAGRAVARRTIEALRSFEPDVVHLHEPFSPGANHAALVGTTIPAVGTFHSARAGRNPWYQTLRSPLRPLMRRLTLATAVSDQAARQVALTFGTECEIVPNGVEVDRFAKGDTLLPTRPAIFFVGRLEPRKGVPALIDAFAELDRDAVLWIGGDGPQREKLSARGVPSVEWLGRISDDEKATRLRSATVACFPAIEGESFGIVLLEAMAAGATVVASDIDGYRDVARHEREALLVKPGDADDLARALRAVLDDRPRREMLVAAGRTRADEFSMDRIAQQFVGIYERALADPDALDRVS, translated from the coding sequence ATGCTGTCGTGCCCGTACTCGCTGTCGTTGTTCGGCGGGGTGCAGGCCCAGGTCCTCGGCCTGGCGCGCGCGCTGCGCGCGCTGGGCGTGGACGCCCGGATCATTGCGCCGTGCGACGGCCCACCTCCCGAGCCGGGCATCACCACGGTCGGGCCGAGCACACGTTTCCCGAGCAACGGTTCGGTCGCTCCGGTGGCCGCGGGGCGCGCCGTCGCGCGGCGCACGATCGAAGCGCTGCGCAGCTTCGAGCCCGACGTCGTACACCTGCACGAGCCCTTCTCGCCCGGCGCGAACCACGCCGCGCTCGTGGGCACCACGATCCCCGCGGTCGGCACGTTCCACTCGGCGCGGGCGGGACGAAATCCCTGGTACCAGACGCTGCGCTCTCCACTGCGTCCGCTCATGCGCCGGCTCACGCTCGCGACCGCGGTCTCCGACCAGGCCGCGCGACAAGTCGCGCTCACGTTCGGCACCGAGTGCGAGATCGTGCCCAACGGTGTAGAGGTCGACCGCTTCGCGAAGGGTGACACGCTCCTCCCCACTCGACCCGCGATCTTCTTCGTCGGCCGCCTCGAGCCGCGAAAGGGGGTACCGGCGCTGATCGACGCGTTTGCGGAGCTCGACCGGGACGCGGTGCTCTGGATCGGCGGTGACGGTCCGCAGCGCGAGAAGCTGAGCGCGCGGGGCGTTCCGTCCGTCGAGTGGCTGGGTCGCATCTCCGACGACGAGAAGGCGACCCGACTCCGCAGCGCGACGGTGGCGTGCTTCCCTGCGATCGAAGGCGAGTCGTTCGGCATCGTCCTGCTGGAGGCGATGGCGGCCGGCGCGACGGTGGTCGCGTCCGATATCGACGGCTACCGCGACGTCGCGCGTCACGAGCGCGAGGCGCTCCTCGTGAAGCCGGGAGACGCCGACGACCTCGCCCGCGCGCTGAGGGCCGTGCTCGACGACCGGCCGCGCCGCGAGATGCTGGTCGCAGCGGGGCGCACACGCGCGGACGAGTTCTCGATGGACCGGATCGCGCAGCAGTTCGTCGGGATCTACGAGCGGGCGCTCGCCGATCCCGACGCGCTCGACCGAGTGTCGTGA
- a CDS encoding signal peptidase I codes for MQATRLRLCLGHVGLFVVFTVTWLAVLAVGPPVVLGWKAVAVTSGSMQPSIRAGDLVVAAPFDGSRLEAGAIVVFRNPSGPGLIAHRVRSRSADSTYLTAGDANPNADSTPLRKAQVVGVGRMIVPLAGLPTAWARAGEWSKLALLALGLALALWCARFALRHDDDPPRRPRAGAQARLRRMRPVLPLVVVLTIIGTVAAIPLTAGALFTATTGNSGNAWTASAVFVMRLATGTYVGDANDNRAITGVGFRPDAVFVKCTCGLAGMGRTSTMVGDASKVLGATSALMSDGVQSLDADGFTLGTDTKVNGGSSRTYHWVALQTGSDFKVGSYLGDGTDNRSITGVGFAPAWVLTIGDGNDSTVRPSSLAGDASFPLDGTSQFTNRIQALESDGFQIGSNAATNESGTTFHYLAWKAGTNVKQGTYLGDASDNRSIPGVGFGPALVWVKRDTSNQATWRPASATGDVSLFWGATASNADRIQALEGDGFQIGTNAQVNTLNATYHYLALKDGTS; via the coding sequence GTGCAGGCAACACGGCTTCGCTTGTGTCTCGGCCACGTCGGTCTCTTCGTCGTCTTCACAGTGACGTGGCTGGCCGTGCTCGCTGTCGGTCCCCCCGTCGTGCTCGGGTGGAAGGCCGTCGCGGTTACCTCGGGATCGATGCAGCCTTCGATACGAGCCGGCGACCTGGTCGTCGCGGCCCCCTTCGACGGCTCCAGGCTGGAAGCGGGGGCGATCGTGGTGTTCCGGAACCCATCGGGGCCCGGGCTCATCGCCCATCGCGTGCGGTCCCGGTCCGCCGACAGCACATACCTGACGGCGGGGGACGCCAACCCCAACGCGGACTCGACGCCGCTCCGCAAGGCGCAGGTCGTCGGTGTGGGCCGCATGATCGTGCCCCTGGCCGGTCTCCCGACGGCGTGGGCTCGGGCCGGCGAATGGAGCAAACTCGCGCTCCTCGCGCTCGGTCTCGCGCTTGCCCTGTGGTGCGCGCGGTTCGCGCTGCGACACGATGACGATCCGCCAAGGCGGCCGCGCGCCGGAGCACAAGCCCGACTCCGGCGCATGCGCCCGGTTCTTCCCCTTGTCGTCGTGCTGACGATCATCGGCACGGTCGCCGCCATACCACTCACCGCGGGTGCGCTCTTCACGGCGACTACCGGCAACAGCGGCAACGCGTGGACGGCGAGTGCGGTCTTCGTCATGCGACTCGCGACCGGGACGTACGTCGGTGACGCCAACGACAACCGCGCCATCACTGGGGTCGGGTTCCGGCCCGACGCAGTCTTCGTCAAGTGCACGTGTGGTCTCGCAGGCATGGGGAGGACGAGCACGATGGTCGGCGACGCGTCGAAGGTGCTCGGTGCTACCAGCGCCCTGATGTCGGACGGCGTGCAGTCGCTCGACGCCGACGGCTTCACGCTGGGAACGGACACCAAGGTGAACGGCGGATCGAGCCGCACCTATCACTGGGTCGCGCTGCAGACCGGCAGCGACTTCAAAGTCGGGTCCTACCTCGGGGACGGCACCGATAACCGCTCCATCACAGGAGTCGGGTTCGCGCCGGCCTGGGTCCTCACGATCGGCGACGGTAACGACTCCACGGTGCGGCCGAGCAGCTTGGCGGGCGACGCGTCGTTCCCGCTCGACGGGACCTCCCAGTTCACCAACCGTATCCAGGCCCTCGAGTCGGACGGCTTCCAGATCGGGTCGAACGCCGCGACGAACGAGTCCGGGACCACGTTCCACTACCTGGCGTGGAAGGCAGGAACCAACGTGAAGCAAGGCACCTACCTCGGGGACGCGAGCGACAACCGATCGATCCCCGGAGTCGGGTTCGGGCCCGCTCTCGTGTGGGTCAAGCGCGACACCTCAAACCAGGCGACCTGGCGGCCCGCCTCCGCGACCGGCGACGTGTCCTTGTTCTGGGGTGCAACGGCCAGCAACGCCGACCGCATCCAGGCGCTCGAGGGCGACGGGTTCCAGATCGGCACGAACGCCCAGGTCAACACCCTCAACGCCACCTACCATTACCTCGCGCTCAAGGACGGCACCTCGTAG
- a CDS encoding TasA family protein, whose product MSRLVASGSSVAGPRGLPRLPSGGSSIARLVSLLAALAVVGGLVIVSSQAAFNASTTNGPNSWSAGSVALADDDSASVMFNVSNMTPGDTATKCINVTYTGSLTADVKLYGSIAGTGLATYLNTTVDIGTGTTGGATASCTGFSLSSNLFNSTLASFGTSYTDFSTGLGGFAGATNPTTKSYRFTVTLQDNNSAQSKTATATFTWEAQNN is encoded by the coding sequence ATGTCCAGATTGGTGGCTTCCGGTTCGTCGGTTGCCGGCCCGCGGGGCCTCCCGCGCCTCCCTTCGGGCGGCTCGAGCATCGCCCGCCTCGTCAGCCTGCTGGCGGCCCTCGCGGTGGTGGGTGGACTCGTGATCGTGAGCTCCCAGGCGGCCTTCAACGCGAGCACGACCAACGGGCCGAACTCGTGGTCGGCGGGCTCGGTGGCGCTCGCTGACGACGACAGCGCGAGCGTCATGTTCAACGTGTCGAACATGACGCCCGGCGACACGGCAACGAAGTGCATCAACGTCACGTACACCGGCAGCCTGACCGCGGACGTCAAACTCTACGGGTCGATCGCCGGAACCGGCCTCGCCACCTATCTGAACACGACGGTCGACATCGGCACCGGCACGACGGGTGGGGCCACGGCGAGTTGCACCGGTTTTTCGCTCTCGTCGAACCTGTTCAACAGCACGCTCGCGAGCTTCGGGACGTCCTACACAGACTTCAGCACGGGTCTTGGCGGCTTCGCGGGGGCGACGAACCCCACCACGAAGAGCTATCGCTTCACCGTCACGTTGCAGGACAACAACTCCGCGCAGAGCAAGACCGCCACGGCGACCTTTACCTGGGAAGCGCAGAACAACTAG
- a CDS encoding phosphatidylinositol mannoside acyltransferase, protein MVGRAPATPRSARRPPRLRHASHLTVAAARGAYLAYRAGAEVARRIPQPVGAPMARGLAQLVGVGFMGARTKQVERNLRRAYGPGFGGLALRRAVAATFDSYGRYYYELFRLPGTPKAWIDAHTHFTGREHIAAAMAAGNGLVLALPHLGNWDFAGAWLAGQGYTVTVVAEPLDPPQLFDWFVETRRRLGMRVIPLSPTAGAEVLRALRANEAVCLLCDRDLTGDGVEVEFLGERTTLPAGPAALALRAGAPLCPAGCYFRPHGNHEIRILAPIDTARTGRFRADVARVTQEVAHRFETLIRAEPEHWHLMQPNWPSDRTSGDHL, encoded by the coding sequence GTGGTGGGCCGCGCGCCGGCCACGCCTCGAAGCGCGCGGCGACCGCCGCGGCTCCGCCACGCCTCGCACCTGACGGTGGCGGCCGCGCGCGGCGCATACCTCGCGTACCGAGCCGGAGCCGAGGTAGCACGACGGATTCCGCAGCCGGTCGGTGCCCCCATGGCGCGTGGTCTCGCGCAACTCGTGGGCGTGGGGTTCATGGGAGCGCGCACGAAGCAGGTCGAGCGCAATCTCCGGCGCGCGTACGGGCCTGGTTTCGGCGGTCTCGCGCTCCGCCGCGCGGTGGCCGCGACGTTCGACTCGTACGGGCGCTACTACTACGAGCTCTTCCGGCTCCCGGGCACGCCGAAGGCGTGGATCGACGCGCACACGCACTTCACGGGCAGGGAGCACATCGCCGCCGCAATGGCGGCGGGCAACGGCCTGGTGCTCGCGCTGCCGCACCTCGGCAACTGGGACTTCGCGGGCGCGTGGCTCGCCGGGCAGGGCTACACGGTCACCGTCGTCGCCGAGCCCCTCGACCCACCGCAGCTCTTCGACTGGTTCGTCGAGACGCGTCGCCGGCTCGGTATGCGCGTCATCCCGCTGTCACCGACCGCAGGAGCTGAGGTGCTGCGCGCACTGCGCGCCAACGAGGCGGTGTGCCTCCTGTGTGATCGCGACCTCACGGGCGACGGCGTCGAGGTGGAGTTCCTCGGCGAGCGCACCACGCTCCCCGCGGGACCGGCTGCGCTCGCGCTGCGGGCCGGCGCGCCGCTCTGTCCCGCGGGGTGCTACTTCCGCCCGCATGGCAACCACGAGATTCGGATCCTCGCTCCGATCGACACCGCGCGCACCGGCCGCTTCCGTGCCGACGTCGCCCGCGTGACCCAGGAGGTCGCGCACCGCTTCGAAACGCTCATCCGCGCCGAGCCCGAGCACTGGCACCTCATGCAACCCAACTGGCCCAGTGATCGGACATCGGGCGACCACCTGTAG